Proteins encoded by one window of Polaribacter haliotis:
- the acs gene encoding acetate--CoA ligase codes for MSNYHIKHLEEYYQVYRKSIREPENFWEEVAEEHFLWRKKWDKVLEWDFSKPEIKWFEGAKLNITENCIDRHLATRGDKTAILFEPNDPKEPAEHITYKQLHKRVNQFANVLKENGVKKGDRVCIYVPMIPELAISLLACARIGAIHSVVFAGFSSTALSTRINDSDCKIVITADGSYRGKKTIDLKGIVDEALESCAGVKTVLVAKRINSDIHMEEGRDKWLQPLLDEASTECTAEVMDAEDPLFILYTSGSTGKPKGMVHTTGGYMVYTAYTFKNAFQYTENDVYWCTADIGWITGHSYIVYGPLANGATTVLFEGVPSYPDFGRFWDIVEKHKINQFYTAPTAIRALAKQGTELVDKYDLSSLKVLGSVGEPINEEAWHWYNDNVGKKKSPIIDSWWQTETGGIMITPIPYVTPTKPTYATLPFIGIQPALMDENGDELKGNQVEGRLCIKFPWPSIARTIWGNHQRYKETYFSAFDNMYFTGDGALRDEVGYYRITGRVDDVIIVSGHNLGTAPIEDAINEHPAVAESAIVGFPHDVKGSALYGYVILKDAGESRNHDNLRKEINQIITEHIGPIAKLDKIQFSEGLPKTRSGKIMRRILRKIASNEMDNLGDTSTLLNPEVVQNIIDNRM; via the coding sequence ATGAGTAATTACCATATTAAACATTTAGAAGAATATTATCAAGTTTATAGAAAATCGATTCGTGAACCCGAAAACTTTTGGGAAGAAGTTGCAGAGGAGCATTTTTTATGGCGTAAAAAATGGGATAAAGTTTTAGAATGGGATTTCTCGAAACCAGAAATTAAATGGTTCGAAGGTGCAAAACTAAATATTACAGAAAATTGTATAGATAGGCATTTGGCAACTCGTGGAGATAAAACAGCCATTTTATTTGAGCCAAATGATCCAAAAGAACCAGCAGAGCATATCACATATAAACAATTGCATAAAAGAGTAAATCAGTTTGCAAATGTTTTAAAAGAAAATGGAGTTAAAAAAGGAGACAGAGTATGTATTTACGTTCCTATGATTCCAGAACTGGCAATTTCACTTTTGGCTTGTGCTAGAATTGGAGCGATTCATTCTGTAGTTTTTGCAGGATTTTCTTCCACAGCATTATCCACGAGAATAAATGATTCCGATTGCAAAATAGTAATAACTGCAGATGGTTCTTACAGAGGAAAAAAAACAATCGACTTAAAAGGAATTGTAGATGAAGCTTTAGAAAGTTGTGCAGGTGTTAAAACCGTTTTAGTTGCAAAAAGAATAAATTCGGATATTCATATGGAAGAAGGTCGTGACAAATGGTTGCAACCACTTTTAGACGAAGCTTCCACAGAATGTACAGCAGAAGTAATGGATGCAGAAGATCCGTTATTTATTTTATACACTTCTGGTTCTACAGGAAAGCCAAAAGGAATGGTTCATACAACAGGTGGTTATATGGTTTACACAGCTTATACCTTTAAAAATGCTTTTCAATATACAGAAAACGATGTGTATTGGTGTACTGCAGATATTGGATGGATTACAGGACATTCCTATATTGTTTACGGCCCATTAGCAAATGGAGCAACCACTGTTTTATTTGAAGGTGTTCCAAGTTATCCTGATTTTGGAAGATTTTGGGATATTGTAGAAAAGCACAAAATCAATCAATTTTATACAGCACCAACAGCAATTAGAGCTTTGGCAAAACAAGGAACAGAATTGGTAGATAAATACGATTTATCTTCTTTAAAAGTTTTAGGTTCTGTTGGAGAACCCATAAACGAAGAGGCTTGGCATTGGTATAATGATAATGTAGGGAAAAAGAAAAGTCCGATTATAGATTCTTGGTGGCAAACTGAAACTGGTGGAATTATGATTACTCCAATTCCTTATGTTACCCCAACAAAACCTACCTACGCAACTTTACCTTTTATAGGAATTCAACCTGCTTTAATGGACGAAAATGGAGACGAATTAAAAGGAAACCAAGTAGAAGGAAGATTGTGTATTAAATTTCCTTGGCCAAGTATTGCTAGAACTATTTGGGGAAATCACCAACGTTATAAAGAAACCTATTTTTCTGCATTCGATAATATGTATTTTACTGGTGATGGAGCATTAAGAGATGAAGTTGGGTATTACAGAATTACAGGTAGAGTAGATGATGTAATTATTGTTTCTGGCCATAATTTAGGAACAGCACCAATTGAAGATGCAATAAATGAGCATCCTGCAGTTGCAGAAAGTGCCATTGTTGGTTTTCCACACGATGTTAAAGGAAGTGCTTTGTATGGTTATGTAATTTTGAAAGATGCTGGGGAAAGCAGAAACCACGATAATTTAAGAAAAGAAATCAATCAAATTATTACAGAACATATTGGGCCGATTGCAAAGTTAGATAAAATTCAATTTTCGGAAGGATTACCAAAAACACGTTCTGGGAAAATTATGAGACGTATTTTACGTAAAATAGCTTCCAATGAAATGGATAATTTAGGAGATACAAGTACATTGTTAAACCCAGAAGTGGTTCAAAATATTATAGATAATCGAATGTAA